In Notolabrus celidotus isolate fNotCel1 chromosome 22, fNotCel1.pri, whole genome shotgun sequence, the genomic stretch GCGTTTATTAACATAGCGCAAGATAATGCTGCTCTTTCCAACACCTAAATCCCCAATGACTAAAACTTTAAACAGCTTGTCTGTGCATAATGTCACAGAGCTCCCTGCCATGTTATGGCTGACAGGCACAGGTGTAATCTTTGTCCCAAGCTAGAAGAAAACTAGGTCTTCTTCATGTCCAGCTAAAAGTGAAAGAACATAAACATGCTTCAAAGGCTTTAAATGACCTGCATTTACCAGTGCTGTCTCTTACTCTAACTGTTCCTTTTTCCTTCAAAGCACGGCCGTAAATCTTTGACCTTTGATTTAAAACACTTACTGGAGTAGACAAAGTCAAGGCCAAGAAGACACCAGGAAAAACAAGagacaagagcatataaaacgTACTTTACTCCAATCAAACAAGtgttcttttaaatgttctaCAGTAAATATCTGTTTAAACAGCAGACTTAATGATGCTGTGTTTATCTCAGGCTGCAAATACCTTATTCAAGTAGTACTTATAACAGCAACATTAGCACTTCACATTATATGGTTTTCATAGGCTCTTAAAGTCTTATTATAACGAAACTGATTCACACAATAGAAGCACACACAGCAAATGAGTTAATCCTGTAATGCATACAGATGTCATCttaatatcaaaatatgacGCACAATTCATACATTCACAAAACATATGTATGCTATTTATCTTATGCATTAATCTCTACAATTATGAAACTGGATATTTATATAGAAAAGATACAAACTTGAAAGTAATTGAACTTGCATTTCAAGACCATAGAAATCAGataaacatacaaaacaaagagtTCAATGAAAATGTGGCACTTGTCTGCTGCTACATTCGTGATACAGTCAGTGCATTGCCTGGCAGTACTGTATCAGTCAAAAGTTCACAGAtaattatttcacttttttatcaaaCGAGAGGTTTTTATGGACGTGCCACCTTTTGATTCCCTCAAAAGAGAGCACTTTTATTCTGCTCTCCAAGCTTAGAGGAAGATGTTTGGGAAACACCAAGCGGTAACccccggtctcaaactatgaagcccatgtggaagagTTATAAattgcaatacatcgagaatccacttgaggctggctgcagaaacaccggaaaccacatagaccccaattcaaaaaagacgatctttgcagcattaataaacatgtttacagcctggttaaaaaaacagcttggctctacgtagctaatttctttatcggcacacactgtacgggggtgaatttatttctaacgcaacggttcagaagatatcaagattacgagtgtttgcccaaataaggtcatgactgacttgactcccgatcgggaacacatagctgtttgctaggaggctcaaactccgcctggttgagttccgtatttccaatatggctgccgccgtcgattggcttcaaaacagcgttcaggaacagatgggtgacgtcacggatactacgtccatattttatacagtctatgggaaacACGCTAATTTACTGTCTTGGCTCATGTTTACAAACAATTCATAAAGCTTATGCTAGAAGGTTGCTTTCACATCTTAGCATAACAACTGGAGACAGGGTCAACAGCTCGCCTCTGTCAAAAAGTCTCACAATGTACCTATTAACACATCTTCAGCTCACTATTTAACACTTAATTATAGAATCCAtcataaaaaatgtgtaaaaatgagGATTGTGATTAAGCCAGGCTAGCTACTCCCCCATACCTAGTCTGGTCTTGATGCTAAACTTAGCTACTGCTTGTTATGTATTGCTTTGTATTGTATCGTAGAATCATATTTCCCTTCAAACTCTCCTTATTAAGAAAGGAAAACTGTGTTTTCCATGTCATGTCCGATCATTTCATCAGGATTTCTGTCATTCTTTGTAAGCACAAAAcacactgtgtaaaatgttgtagACAAATTGGAACAAATTACATCACATACAAATTATATTTACCCTTAAGTTGTCCTGTTTAAAATCATTAAACTCATCTGCTTGATATTTTGCCTATTTTTTAGTAAATCTATTTATATGAATGACTGTACATAAGCAATCCTAGTTGTTTGTCTGATAAGCACAAAATCTATGTTATCTTAAAAGCTTCTGTAAGCATATGTTTGTAACACTCAGATCCTTTCACTACTGTAGACAACATCAAAGAGAATTTCAAAACATGGCGCTTCGTTCATCTTTATCATGTAAAAGCTATCAATTACAGAGTGGAAAATGACTTGTCAGTCCTCATGGTTCCTTAAACTCCATCATATACAACACGAGTCATCATGAACTTGAAAATATGTTACAACAGGTAATGTGAGTGTGCACCCTCACAGAGTTGAGGAGCTTTGCTTTAGGTCTCTGAGGATGACTGAGGCATATGTCACATTTGGAGGGCTGCACAAAATCGACTCGGACACAGGCGAGTTGGGGAAAGGGCTCACAGGAGGAGCAGCGCAATCTCGGAAAGGAGAGGGAGGCATCAGAGCCACAGAGTCCTCCATGGCTAGTTTTACCTCAACCAAGTCCTCCTCCTCGTCATGGATCTGGGAGTTGTTGTACATGTAGCCGTGGAGAAGGCCAAACTGCTCGTTctctatctcctcctcctcctcctcctctggagGAGAGTCGGGCTCCTCATCAAATGGGTCAAGGTGCACAGGCAGGATGGGTTCCTGCTGGATGAGGTGGGCCTGGTGGTACACGGGCATGCCACCGCTAACAGCTTCAGGCATGCTAATCATATCATTAAGCTGAGGGATGTCACTGTTGAATTTAGCAGCCAGGCTCGCCTGCTGCAGGTGGTCCATGATGGGGTGGTGGGACAGTGACTGCAGACGCTGACGTGTATACATCTCCATCCCCTGCTCTGTGTCTTTTATCAGCCCACAGCCAGGAATCTGCCCGTGGGCCACCATGGGGGGAGTGAAAGGGGGATTGTATCTGACTGGATCACCCTCGTCCTCCTCTGCCACATTATACAAAGTCTTAGTGCTTAGGTTTGAGAACTCCATGCCTCTGTTTTGGTAGGTATTAGTTAAGGGTTTGATGACAGCCATCTGATTGGAACCTGCTTCCTGTCTCTTCACATGTACTGACAATCTGTGCCACGTGTGATCCCCTTTTGGAGGATGTCTTGCACCTGGTTCAGACCATGACACAGACTTTCCATTAGAACTATGAACAAAATAAAGACGACTGTTACTGCACAGGAACCCAGAACAGTGGAGACAAAAACAGCATCTGAGGTTCATATAggcataaagaaaataaagaatacattcatctaaaaaaatatatactgtgCATAATATTCTATGGTATCTGCAGGTCTTTCAAATCCTAACTGAAGTCAGTTTACTTAAGAGAGAAAGGACTAAGAGAAAGCCTTCAATTTAACTGTGGCTCAAGAAACAGCAGGTCTGTAATCACTAATCTATATCCATTgctgtctctccctgtctctctgtgtgtatgtgtacctattttatacagtctatgatgagtacgtgcatgtgcgtgcgtctgtgtgtatatgtgcgtgtgtgttattGTACGGGTTTAAGGTATGCACTTTTACTTGTGTGATATTCTGATATGTTGGTCCATGTTTTACCTGGTCCAGCTCTGGACATTCGTGTCATTATGCTCTATGGCACTTTAATGCACTTTAATGCACTAACTTGCACTTTAGGATAATTTATTATGCTCTTGTGAtatattattgttttcattgtcatgctatcatgatgtactgttttcatgaactctgttttgacctgccggggactacggatgaaaattagccttatggctaactctggcatttTACATTGATGCAAAcgttgaaatgttcattaatatgcactgtccctttaaataaataaatacataaatacaaatccaTTTAAAGGTCccatacaataaaatatgttttgaatTCAAACCTTGATTAAATGACAACTATGACATgttgtaaaacataaaaaataccaATATATGGGACCTTTAAATATTCCTACTTGCCTGCCGATGATAGTAGTTTTAGTTCTGAAATGTTCGGGGCTATGTTGCAGGAACCAGCAAACCCATTACAGGCACTGTCACTCTTACTAGTTTCAGCAGTAGCTCATCAACCTAAGTTTAAGTGTTGGTGTTAGCAAAGACTTACAGGAATTTTCATTGGTTTATTCATCACTTCATTTTTATCCATTAGAGCAGGGCATGTCAATTAACAGAAATCATGGTTTAATTCTGCTGGAAAAATAGGACAAGAAAATTGCCTGTCAGAAATACTTTAAGGCCACTGGTTTACTGCTGGTTTACTGCTGGTTTACCATTTTCTGTGGTATCAAGCATGCTACATTAACTCTTAAACTTGTCTTGTGAACTCTGCAGAAACCCTTTATTCACTGTCTGAGATTCCACCTGCCATCCCTCAGCACACAGAGACGCTTGTTTTAATTGTACCATAAGTTCAAAGGTCAAATGCCTTGTGAATTGAGCATTGACCTATATCTGCCACACTTTGCAACAGGTGTCTCTATCAAAGTGAATACAGTAAGACATCAGTCTCCCTTTGAGAGGGAATTACAGTAAAACCAGCATCCCTGAGGTGCCTCAGGAGCAGGACTCACAGACTCAATTAAAGAACATACCTGCCGTTTCCTgtgttcttcttcctcttgaaCATGTTGAGCAGGCTGTTGCTTCTGCAGGCTATCTTGCCATCCCCAACGTGCATGCGCACAGCATCAGATGTGGTGAAGGCGCTGCGAACGTTTCGCTCCGGTTTACAAATGATGATGTACATCTTTGGTGTAAACATACAGCCCAAAGCTACAGTCACACTGAGGCTAACGGAGAAGGACGTGGTGATTATCTTATAGTTGCTACCAAAATAGATGGGCACAAAAGCCAGCCAGATGATACAGGTGGTGTACATTGTGAAGGCGATGTATTTGGCTTCATTGAAATTTGCAGGGACATTGCGCGTCTTGAAGGCGTAATAAGTGCAGCTCATGATAAGCAAGCCGTTGTAGCCCAGAGGAGCCACAACACCTAAGTTGCTGGTGTTGCAGATGAGGAAGACTTCTCTGATGCTGGGGTAGGATTTGATGGGTTCAGGAGGCTCCATGATGATGAGGGTGATCTCCAAAGTGAGCTGGACACTGATCAAGATGAAGGCAATGACCACCTGAGCCCAAGCGCTCATGAACCTTGGTTTCCTGGTGCAAATCTTCTTCTTGCTGCCTGCGAGAATACGGGCGATGCGGTTGGTTTTGGTGACCAGGGCGGAGTAGCACATGGCAGCCGAGAGTCCAACAAGCAGCCTCTGGAGGTAGCAGGAGAATACCGTTGGACGGGCAATGAGGGTGAAAGGGCACAGATAGCCGAGGAAGATCCCAGCGAGGATGATGTAGCAGAGCTCCCGGCTGGAGGACTTGACCACAGGCGTGTCACGATATAAGACAAAGATAAAGGTCACAAATGAAGTGATCAGGATACCCAGGCAGGCGAAGACCACCTGGATGATGGACTCTGGGTTGCTCCACTCCAGGCAGTTCAGAGTGATTGGTTCACACACTGAGAAAgataaaaggataaaaacacaacggcaTAAGCACACAGCCAAGTATACCCAGAGCAGCTCATgcatttttcatcatttcagcATCAGTTTGGTGCtcagatttgtgttttttggagTAAAAAAAATGCCAAAACTGGTCATTTTGAGAGGAAGAACAAAAACTTTTAGACTTTTATGACCTTATTGTATGGAAACATTCAAAATTAATCAAATAGATATAAGTCAGAGAAAATACAGTAGGTCCCAAAGTAGGTTTCTAGCTCAACTATAAATAAACCTTTTTCTACTGAGCCGTGGCCAGGCTGGGTTGCGGCCAGCGACAGAGGGGGGCAATGCAGCAGGACAAAGTAAATCACTCCATTTTTCATGGATCTAAATTAGATCTCCTGCCTGCCTCATGTTGTGAACACACTTTGAATACCTAATCTAAGctggtttatttattcattgtgtAACAGAAGGAGGGCTGGGGTTAGAAATTGCACCAGAATATTTTTTACGTCATCCCAGGGCTTCACATTTCCTCGTCTCTATGTGTagctaaaagtaaaaaaaaaaagtgaaacagtgcagagagaggcaggatgATCCTATTAAGAAAGTGTCTTGTCTTTGAAACAGCACAGAAGGCCTTTGAAAGTGGGCCAGAAGAGTGGTAAGTGAAGTAGGGCTGCTGTCGGATAAAACGGTGAGGATGATGAATGGCTCTCAGGTGTCATGGGAAAGCGATGAAAATAGGACAGAACAGGTTTTATGAAATAGTGCTGCGAAAATCTTAGCAGGACAAACAGTGGGGAGAACAGTTCGGGggatgaggagagaaaaggCTTTGAAGAACTTAACTTTCAACAGCTTgttataaaagcaaaaaaagtcTCCTTTAATCTCTGACAGCATCAGTCATTCAACAGGATCACAGCCTGTGGCCGCTGAAGTAACCTAAATTCAAATTGATATTAAGATGAAAATCACAGACCAGCACATCATTCTGTTTTAATTACATGAGGGGTAATGTCTATAATTAATCGCACCAAGAAATTCAATTTGGGTGATTTAAAGCAGCAGTCAGACATTTTGGGAAATCTGCTTACTCACATCCTTGCTGAGAATtagatgattttcttttttgcaagTCACACCTAGCAGCCATTTAACTTAGCATAGCATAACAATCACAAACAGTGGGAAACAGCAAGTTGGACATAGGGCGGGGTACTGGCAAACGACCCcttgatacgacacgatacgttACGGCACGACACAACAAGAAATGGCATGACACGACACCATACAACATGACACACAATGTGATACATGGgttagaaaaagaagaaacgaCGACACGGCACAGCATGGAACGACACAAAATGACACCAAACGAAAGAAcatgacacgacacaacacgtCACATATCATGACTCATGGGTTATGACATGCATTGCTGATCATTCAAAAGTTGAGCTGCGCCGCTCCAGTCTAACATTGCACGAccaattgaaaagaaaaatagtgTTGGATTTCCAACAGGTGCATACTACAGATTTTTCAGCGGGAGTATAGTAGATTAAGAATCTTCTTTGGTAGTTTCTAAAATGTCTAGGCTAAGCTTAAACCCAACCAACATTAAGTAAACAGTTGTGAATAGCCCGATGTACACCTGAGTTGGCCTGAAGTACACCTGCAAGTACAAACAAAACCAATCTTACAGATCTGTCTGCTCCCCAGGCTAGGAAACTGATCTCCTTGCTCTATCCAACAGTTAAATAGAccttgaagcaccttttgatctCAGAGTGTTAAACACTGATTATTATCTTGGCTTGACTTGTTCCTGGCACTCTTGAGGTCATCTTTAGGTTGGTTGGCAACCAGCTGAGGCACCAGGAAGTTGCCAGCTAAGTCAAGACGAAAACGTGTTCCAATACAAAAGTTTTAAAAGGCATTGGTTTTGCCCagactaaacacacactcacaacgcGCTAATCAGTGAGCTTTAGGGGTTTGTTAATAATCTGGTGTAAACACAGCACCCTAAGTCCCACATTTGTCCCCTATTTGTTATATCCCTATTTTATAACATCATATAACTGGCAGGAGGCAGGCTTCACTTTAATGGAGCtgacatgtcatccatctttattaCAGTCTTTTGATTAGAGGACATAGCTAGTTTTTTCCTCTGTTGTCTGTTGTCAATGTTAGGCCAAATAAAATGCTACTGGTTGAATATAAAGGtaaatttaacaaaaatatgaagGTGTCATCAATCCTCTGACCCCTGGGAAAAAGGTACATCAGTTTACTTTCTGAGGAAACCATTCATATCCTCTTGAACAGTGTTTAGGGGGTCAGAGTTCACTAATAGGAGAGCATGGATTGCCTACCTTCAAGTTCTTGGTCCGGCCACCAGCCCAGCTCACAGGCCTTGCATGTGAACTCATCCTGGACGTACTCATTGTCCTTACAGGCAGTGCAGATCCAGCAGCAGCTCACCTCTCCCTTCCTGATCACCTGACCAACAAAACATGCAGAGACAAATGTAAAAGTACGTTCAGCCATGTGTCAACCAAGCTTAGTTTGTAATCTAATAAAATGCAGAACTGTTGTCCTATTTAAAGAAGAGTAAATGCTTTTCTATGACTGGGCTTCAAAGTTAATACATGGAGATTTACAGCCAACATGCATTATAAATATAGCATCAAAAGGTCACCTTGATCTCTCCTTTGGAGCAGGGGTCGCTGCAGACAGAGCGGACCATGTCACTGCGGTTAATCTGCATCATTTCATCCTCCAGACTGAGGACGCCCTCATGCCAGGAGCCGATGTTGATGTAGTCATAAACACCAGGCTCCACACGCTGAAAGTTCATTATCTCGTACCTGACAGTGGAGAGACACGAGAGTTGCTTTGAGTTGCTTCTTGTTGTAGGTCACCCTGAGTGTCTTTTACCTGAGTGGTTGGAGTGTCAAACCTCTGGCAAACCAAAATATGAGAACTTTACTATGTAGAATCTTCAGGAATGCAAAGAAAGTGTATTTTACCTCCCAGGTGAGTCTCCGTTCTCGTCAAACCAAATGTCCTCTCCAGAGACCCCTGCGAAGGACGTCTTGAGAAGAAAGTCCAGCAGGTGGCTGCCATCGACAGGTTTCATGTAGTCACAGAGACCGACGTGTCCCGGACAGAGTTCAGTGTGCATGTCGTGCAGCCCGTGGGCCATGGCGTAGATGGCATTGATGACGAAGCCCATCTTACTGTCTTGAACGTAGTTGTCTTCAAGATTTTCATAACCTGCCCACACATGAGAGAACTGTTAGGATTCATCTTCaggactgtttttatttctacaaGGAGAGGCCTCACAGGGGATGCTTTATTGATGCAAGCAGTAGCTTCTTAATGCAGTACAAAATCTGGTCTGTATTCAGGTGTCCCTTACAGGTGTATCTAACATGATTTAACATATTACAAAGGAATGATAGGGTGCTCACTGGAACATTCTTGTAATTATTCTCTGAAAACAGGCAGCCAGCTCCACGCCTCTTTGCCTCAGTGGGAGACTGCTTTAGAGGAACTGGAAGCCTCAGAAAATGGCTTCAAAGAAAGCTTGTTACCATGGCAAGCCTTTCCGTTTCTGCATTTATGAGTCAGGACTCAATTAGAGTCAGTCTGAAATGCTGTGCCAATGAAATTGTGTGTCCTCAAGcggaaaaaaacaaccaacttctctgatacatttacatttgttgtcttgtctttgttttgtttaatctcAGACAAACACGATGAGCGAATGACACAAAAATGATTCAAATTTGAACACAAACAGCGTGTGACGTTCGAACACACCCTATCAGTTCAGTGTAATGCAAGCTAGAAGCAGACTAAGCAGGTTATTTAGTTGCTCAATGTTGAGGTAAGATGTCAGCTTAATGTCATTTCATAGGCCATGCTTGTAATCTGTTTATGTAGAAAAAGTGGACCAGGTACGTGCGTTGGCAGCTCTTCTCTTTCACATACTAATTTCAAACTAAAACTTGTATATTGGCTGATAATAACAGTGCTTGGTTTACACCATTGGGTCACATAAACAGTAATGTTGGACAGCTGTACACTACTCAAGGTGTATACAGTACATGTGATATGATGCCTATTGTTTCCTAGCCTAAGTCATTACACTGAAAAAAATCCTAACCTAAAGGCAACACAAGAGCCGCAGCACAGCTCATACACCCTTCTTATAACCACCCACAGAAGAGTGTTGAAGAAACACTGCTCTTTAACAGAAAACTAATttaatgagtgtttttaaaggttttaatcaTCATTCAAAAAATTTCAGCCAATAAACATGTGGAGAAAAGTGCTAGAATCCGTCTTTTTGCTAGCTTTTGACTAATGCATCACTATCTGCTAGCACAATACCATGTGTTTGAGGACTTCTCTGAAACAGTGGCTCTTTGCAGCTCTAAAACAGTAGACACGGCAGCTATTATACATCCATGGTGGCAACAAATCACACTAGAAGGCTACTGTTTTGAACAGCCAAGTGGAATTAGAAAGACAGTTTTTATGAGGCCAACAAAGATGATATCAACTAGGTGCAGAGTTAATTTACCAGGGGTGATTCTAGGATTGGATGTTTAGAGGTGCTGACAcgggcaagatacatttcactgttttgtacattttaatgcaatttaattcccacatttgtgaaagaaaagtaaaacactttttgggaaagtctgtgactaaaccatcacatctgataaaggttatttaaatgctgagccacagcaaaagaggaatggattggaatcataagaGAAacatggtaaccctaatttctgaggagagacaactcattttgatacagcagctcctcaacatacacataaacagtatatgtttctggagtaaaccagcacCCTATAGTGTGAACCAAAAATACCATAAATtcacattggagttattttttggactttcatttgaaatgcaatgcacaacatgtaaaacgcggtggagctgctgtatttttgttgttaaaatattacgtttcaacttCAACccagtactgtatggttttgaaacttttctagcttgttaaaaaggacatacagtaaaaaaaaattttttaaatctctcaaattttaggggcgCTGGTATTCAATTTAGAGGGCCTTCAGcaccccccaaaaatggtcttgAAACGCCTATGCTTATTTCCATTGATGATATCAAATTCTAGGCAATGTCTGAGTTTTTTCCTAATGATAagagaaatacaacaaattTAGACAAAGGAGACCTTCCTTACGTGACAAGCAACTTCGTCTGAGCAAAGACCTTCTTCCTTTCATTGATTTTACTTTAAACTTTCCTCTGGAGCTGATAGAAATGTCATCATCAATTTTAATGAGCACACGCAAAAAgataagttttctttttttttgacatgaATTCTAGGTTTTATTCTAAATACATGGAAGGTGGTCATTTGCAGTTGCTAACTGGACTGAAAATAAAGTGATTCAAAGTGATTTACTCTCTGCTTCACCCTTCTGTTTCCCCTGAATCTGTTCCAAAAGgctgtttcatattttatgaaAAGCAA encodes the following:
- the grm1b gene encoding metabotropic glutamate receptor 1b, which encodes MSNMITLTAISILYLPVLLFEAFVLSKGKYERSLVPSSASRLVARMDGDIIIGALFSVHHQPSAEKVAERKCGEVREQYGIQRVEAMFHTLDRINSDPNLLPNITLGCEIRDSCWHSSVALEQSIEFIRDSLISIRDDRDGSRWCIEGVPSSQPPPSKKPIAGVIGPGSSSVAIQVQNLLQLFNIPQIAYSATSIDLSDKTLFKYFLRVVPSDTLQARALLDIVKRYNWTYVSAVHTEGNYGESGMEVFKELASQDGLCVAHSDKIYSNAGEKHFDRLLRKLRERLPKARVVVCFCEGMTVRGLLMAMRRLGVAGEFLLIGSDGWADRVEVVEGYEQEAVGGITVKLQSDEVSSFDDYFLKLRLSTNTRNPWFPEFWQYRFQCRLPGHPLENMNYARNCSGYENLEDNYVQDSKMGFVINAIYAMAHGLHDMHTELCPGHVGLCDYMKPVDGSHLLDFLLKTSFAGVSGEDIWFDENGDSPGRYEIMNFQRVEPGVYDYINIGSWHEGVLSLEDEMMQINRSDMVRSVCSDPCSKGEIKVIRKGEVSCCWICTACKDNEYVQDEFTCKACELGWWPDQELEVCEPITLNCLEWSNPESIIQVVFACLGILITSFVTFIFVLYRDTPVVKSSSRELCYIILAGIFLGYLCPFTLIARPTVFSCYLQRLLVGLSAAMCYSALVTKTNRIARILAGSKKKICTRKPRFMSAWAQVVIAFILISVQLTLEITLIIMEPPEPIKSYPSIREVFLICNTSNLGVVAPLGYNGLLIMSCTYYAFKTRNVPANFNEAKYIAFTMYTTCIIWLAFVPIYFGSNYKIITTSFSVSLSVTVALGCMFTPKMYIIICKPERNVRSAFTTSDAVRMHVGDGKIACRSNSLLNMFKRKKNTGNGSSNGKSVSWSEPGARHPPKGDHTWHRLSVHVKRQEAGSNQMAVIKPLTNTYQNRGMEFSNLSTKTLYNVAEEDEGDPVRYNPPFTPPMVAHGQIPGCGLIKDTEQGMEMYTRQRLQSLSHHPIMDHLQQASLAAKFNSDIPQLNDMISMPEAVSGGMPVYHQAHLIQQEPILPVHLDPFDEEPDSPPEEEEEEEIENEQFGLLHGYMYNNSQIHDEEEDLVEVKLAMEDSVALMPPSPFRDCAAPPVSPFPNSPVSESILCSPPNVTYASVILRDLKQSSSTL